In a single window of the Natronosalvus caseinilyticus genome:
- a CDS encoding sensor histidine kinase, translating to MGLGLLYVLVGAAYFVTVVSEGTSLGSAFVVFSFIAGSGLVVFVGGYRLPVSSVDRRFYSSVAGWSLLGIGGMLGILGVYHAQPDMGLEDPRRSLAVLTALSCVAGFGVGTYAARAKTNALELERRNRALERVQDQLEETNEQLERSNERLEQFAYVASHDLQEPLRMVTSYLQLIERRYADELDEDGEEFIGYAVDGAERMRAMIDGLLEYSRVETQREPFEPVDLDDVFAYVRKNLELKLREHDADLEVDDLPRVEGDPSQLRQLFQNLISNALEYSGDEPPVIDVTAERNGDRWLVSVRDEGVGIDPDETERIFEIFQRLHSEDEVSGTGIGLAVCKRIAERHDGDIQVDSEPGEGSTFSVALPAANGEM from the coding sequence ATGGGGCTCGGTCTCCTGTACGTCCTGGTCGGCGCCGCGTACTTCGTCACGGTGGTGTCCGAGGGAACGTCGCTCGGGTCCGCGTTCGTGGTTTTCTCGTTTATCGCCGGGTCGGGCCTCGTCGTCTTCGTCGGCGGGTACCGTCTCCCGGTGTCGTCCGTCGACCGTCGATTCTACTCGTCCGTCGCGGGCTGGTCGCTTCTCGGAATCGGCGGCATGCTCGGTATTCTGGGGGTCTATCACGCGCAACCGGATATGGGACTCGAAGACCCTCGACGGTCGCTCGCCGTTCTCACCGCGCTGAGTTGCGTCGCCGGGTTCGGCGTCGGAACCTACGCCGCCCGGGCCAAAACGAACGCCCTCGAACTCGAGCGACGGAATCGAGCCCTCGAGCGAGTCCAGGACCAACTTGAGGAGACGAACGAACAACTCGAGCGATCGAACGAGCGACTCGAGCAGTTCGCGTACGTCGCCTCCCACGACCTTCAGGAACCGCTTCGAATGGTCACCAGTTACCTCCAGTTGATCGAACGTCGCTACGCCGACGAACTCGACGAGGACGGCGAGGAGTTCATCGGGTACGCCGTCGACGGCGCGGAGCGAATGCGAGCGATGATCGACGGCCTCCTCGAGTACTCGCGCGTCGAGACGCAACGGGAACCGTTCGAACCGGTCGACCTCGACGACGTCTTCGCTTACGTTCGCAAAAACCTCGAGCTCAAGCTCCGAGAGCACGACGCCGATCTCGAGGTGGACGACCTCCCTCGCGTCGAGGGCGATCCGAGCCAGCTTCGTCAGCTCTTCCAGAACCTCATCTCGAACGCGCTCGAGTACAGCGGCGACGAACCGCCGGTCATCGACGTGACGGCCGAACGGAACGGCGACCGCTGGCTCGTCTCGGTTCGCGACGAGGGGGTCGGAATCGATCCGGACGAGACGGAACGCATCTTCGAAATTTTTCAGCGGCTTCACAGCGAAGACGAGGTCTCGGGAACCGGCATCGGCCTCGCGGTCTGTAAGCGAATCGCGGAGCGCCACGACGGTGACATTCAGGTCGATTCCGAGCCTGGGGAGGGCTCGACGTTTTCGGTCGCTCTCCCGGCGGCAAACGGCGAGATGTGA
- a CDS encoding DUF7115 domain-containing protein: MTVPGIVQSTLEGEEIAARVPLGGDDELFITPSRTIIYRAEGLLSDESVDAFPHDADRLTLSEGRRKTRFTLEYALDGEREFTIPANRTDDVLHPVLAGVLTGNDITDSGESVLKTFRFSELTLIITSDRLVKHIGEAVWDSDFEQYHYADVTNLSFEDGSVATQVVLGVDGRQQRIKAPNDQADEVAERLKRALCSFHDVETLEELNALLAADEDDADEPTTESASGVDFGIGVDPLDANPPEPDDLGEEAAASQEPTETDLSSDPLGSSSAFDLGSSADEGTGQAAQHQTADGDLHDESSATDRSSVGVVRDTSTADSSSADPELLERIESLESAVEAQTELLEAQQATIEQLIEELRQGR, encoded by the coding sequence ATGACCGTTCCCGGTATCGTCCAGTCGACGCTCGAGGGCGAGGAAATCGCCGCTCGAGTGCCACTCGGTGGTGACGACGAACTGTTCATCACACCCTCCAGGACCATCATCTATCGCGCCGAAGGACTGCTGAGCGACGAATCCGTCGACGCGTTCCCGCACGACGCCGACCGCCTCACGCTCTCGGAAGGTCGCCGAAAGACCCGATTTACGCTCGAGTACGCCCTCGACGGCGAACGCGAGTTCACGATTCCCGCCAATCGAACCGACGACGTCCTCCACCCCGTGCTCGCCGGCGTCCTCACCGGCAACGACATCACCGACTCGGGCGAATCCGTCCTCAAGACGTTCCGCTTCAGCGAACTCACCCTCATCATCACGAGCGACCGACTCGTCAAGCACATCGGCGAGGCCGTCTGGGACAGCGACTTCGAGCAGTACCACTATGCCGACGTGACGAACCTCTCGTTCGAGGACGGCAGCGTCGCCACGCAGGTCGTTCTCGGGGTGGACGGTCGCCAGCAGCGGATCAAAGCGCCGAACGACCAGGCCGACGAGGTCGCCGAACGCCTCAAGCGCGCGCTCTGTTCGTTCCACGACGTCGAGACGCTCGAGGAACTCAACGCGCTCCTCGCGGCAGACGAGGACGACGCGGACGAACCGACGACCGAGTCGGCGTCGGGCGTCGACTTCGGCATCGGCGTCGACCCGCTGGATGCGAACCCGCCGGAACCAGACGACCTCGGTGAGGAGGCGGCCGCGAGCCAGGAACCGACCGAGACCGACCTCTCCAGCGACCCACTCGGCTCCTCGAGTGCTTTCGATTTGGGGTCAAGCGCAGACGAGGGTACCGGGCAGGCAGCCCAGCATCAGACCGCCGACGGCGACCTGCACGACGAGTCGAGCGCGACCGATCGATCCTCGGTCGGTGTGGTCCGGGACACGTCGACGGCGGACTCGTCCTCGGCCGACCCGGAACTGCTCGAGCGAATCGAATCGCTCGAGTCGGCCGTCGAGGCCCAGACCGAGTTGCTCGAGGCCCAACAGGCGACTATCGAGCAGTTGATCGAGGAGCTTCGGCAGGGTCGATAA
- a CDS encoding hemolysin family protein: MVDVALSVGRLLVAFVLVFLNGFFVAAEFAYVRIRATAVDALVEEGRSGAVLLQDAMDNLDDYLAVTQLGITISSLGLGWIGEPAVAALLKPVLSPVLPEGLIHLVAFAVGFSIITFLHVVFGELAPKTIAIAEAERVALIVARPMKLFYYVFIPGLVVFNGTANFFTRLIGIPPASENEEVLTEEEILAVLSTAGREGNIEMEEVELIERVFDFDDLSVQAVMVPRPDVITISADTPLPAVRSRIIEEGHTRYPVIDPDTDDQIEGFLDVKDVLRVTHENRDADALTAGDVAREMLIYPETGSVTDLLEQIQRERKQMVAIVDEWGAFEGIVTVEDVVEELVGDIRDDFDVATNEPSVDRRADGTYVVDGGFTVSRLNETLETAFEADGVETVGGLILSRAGRVPDVGDEFEVEGYEFAVAAVEGTRISQVEVRDAGAESAESTEDSSLE; this comes from the coding sequence ATGGTAGACGTCGCCCTCTCCGTCGGTCGACTCCTCGTCGCGTTCGTCCTGGTCTTCCTGAACGGATTTTTTGTCGCCGCAGAGTTCGCGTACGTTCGGATTCGAGCGACAGCCGTCGACGCGCTCGTCGAGGAAGGTCGTTCGGGGGCAGTCCTCTTACAGGACGCGATGGACAACCTGGACGATTACCTCGCCGTGACACAACTCGGCATCACCATCTCCTCGCTTGGACTGGGCTGGATCGGCGAACCGGCCGTGGCGGCCCTGCTCAAGCCCGTACTGTCGCCGGTCTTGCCCGAGGGGCTGATCCACCTCGTCGCCTTCGCCGTCGGGTTCAGTATCATCACCTTCCTGCACGTGGTCTTCGGCGAGTTGGCCCCGAAGACGATCGCGATCGCCGAGGCAGAACGCGTGGCGCTGATCGTCGCCCGGCCGATGAAACTCTTCTACTACGTCTTTATCCCCGGACTCGTCGTCTTCAACGGGACGGCTAATTTCTTCACGCGGCTCATCGGCATCCCGCCGGCCTCCGAGAACGAGGAAGTGCTGACCGAAGAGGAGATTCTCGCCGTGCTGTCAACGGCTGGCCGAGAGGGCAACATCGAGATGGAGGAAGTCGAACTAATCGAGCGCGTGTTCGACTTTGACGACCTCTCGGTTCAGGCGGTCATGGTTCCACGGCCGGACGTGATCACCATCTCCGCGGACACGCCGCTTCCGGCCGTTCGGTCCAGGATCATCGAAGAAGGCCACACCCGGTACCCAGTGATCGATCCCGACACCGACGATCAGATCGAGGGCTTCCTCGACGTGAAAGACGTTCTCCGCGTCACCCACGAGAACCGCGACGCCGACGCGCTAACGGCCGGCGACGTCGCCCGGGAGATGCTCATCTATCCGGAAACCGGTTCGGTCACCGACCTCCTCGAGCAGATCCAGCGCGAACGAAAACAGATGGTCGCCATCGTCGATGAGTGGGGCGCGTTCGAGGGCATCGTGACCGTCGAGGACGTCGTCGAGGAACTCGTCGGCGACATTCGCGACGACTTCGACGTGGCCACGAACGAACCGTCGGTCGATCGGCGAGCCGACGGCACCTACGTCGTTGACGGCGGATTCACGGTCTCGAGGCTCAACGAGACGCTCGAGACCGCATTCGAAGCCGACGGCGTCGAGACTGTCGGTGGGTTGATCCTGTCTCGAGCGGGTCGCGTTCCGGACGTCGGTGACGAGTTCGAGGTCGAGGGGTACGAGTTCGCCGTTGCGGCAGTCGAGGGGACACGTATCTCACAGGTCGAGGTCAGGGACGCAGGAGCGGAGTCCGCCGAATCCACGGAAGATTCGAGCCTCGAGTGA
- a CDS encoding TVP38/TMEM64 family protein codes for MEPLLSPRENVTRQKGFNPGVRTTGQSMASPITTRALLGTVLVGFVLLASLLVSPSATVGVLESVADDPYRFGLAVAVLYTVRPLFAWPTTPLAVLVGYGYGAVLGLPVALLGVSLTVIPTFLVVRWLVGGSNWSTGEGRPLAGILGRSCDVIDRYYDAVGPVRGVVTSRLAPIPSDVATAAAAVSEVRLRHLVVGTALGELPWTIAAVLVGASAARLTNDVLADGVGQHGLVLTGSAAVVAVALFAPSIYSHLRTGSTARTSLE; via the coding sequence ATGGAACCGCTGCTATCACCTCGGGAGAACGTCACGAGACAGAAAGGTTTCAACCCCGGCGTTCGAACCACCGGCCAATCGATGGCGTCGCCGATCACCACTCGAGCCCTCCTCGGGACGGTACTCGTGGGTTTCGTCCTCCTCGCGAGCCTGCTCGTCTCGCCGTCGGCCACGGTCGGCGTGCTCGAATCCGTCGCTGACGATCCGTACCGGTTCGGACTCGCCGTCGCCGTTCTGTACACTGTCCGGCCCCTCTTCGCGTGGCCGACGACGCCGCTCGCCGTCCTGGTCGGTTACGGCTACGGTGCAGTTCTCGGTCTCCCCGTCGCCCTGCTCGGCGTCTCGCTGACCGTAATTCCGACCTTCCTCGTGGTTCGCTGGCTCGTCGGGGGGAGCAACTGGTCGACCGGCGAGGGACGCCCGCTCGCCGGCATCCTCGGGCGGAGTTGCGACGTTATCGACCGGTACTACGACGCCGTCGGCCCCGTTCGCGGCGTCGTCACGTCGCGACTCGCCCCGATTCCATCGGACGTCGCGACGGCCGCCGCCGCCGTCAGCGAGGTCCGGCTTCGACACCTGGTCGTCGGAACGGCCCTCGGCGAGCTGCCGTGGACGATCGCAGCCGTTCTCGTCGGTGCCTCGGCGGCCAGGCTCACGAACGACGTCCTGGCCGACGGGGTCGGTCAGCATGGGCTCGTCCTTACCGGGTCGGCGGCGGTCGTCGCCGTCGCACTGTTCGCACCGTCGATCTACAGCCATCTCCGGACTGGGTCGACGGCGAGGACGTCGCTCGAGTGA
- a CDS encoding HVO_2523 family zinc finger protein — MTDAGPACPSCGAHLYKRHCKYVCPQHGVVYDCSDPFR, encoded by the coding sequence ATGACCGACGCTGGACCTGCGTGTCCCAGTTGCGGGGCCCACCTGTACAAACGTCACTGCAAGTACGTCTGTCCGCAACATGGCGTCGTCTACGACTGTTCCGATCCGTTTCGATAG
- a CDS encoding FAD-dependent oxidoreductase, giving the protein MEGTAVTVESVTEVGPSTVALELATPKAFEALPGQFVLLRAAPEGEEVARHYTLSSPTVEETFEITVGVDPDGELAPWLASLEGGETVHVEGPFGTIAYEGDGDVVAIAGGPGIGPAVAIAEAAQRAGHDATVIYRDDEPAHTERLEALSEAGATVTVLEADDDEDLESAVDTHLEDGRCYVFGFADFVDRVAEAIDAAGGDPDEARIENFG; this is encoded by the coding sequence ATGGAAGGCACGGCCGTTACCGTCGAGTCCGTCACCGAAGTGGGACCGTCGACCGTCGCACTCGAGCTCGCGACGCCCAAAGCGTTCGAGGCGCTCCCCGGGCAGTTCGTCCTCCTCCGAGCGGCACCCGAGGGCGAGGAGGTCGCGCGCCACTACACACTCTCGTCGCCGACGGTCGAGGAGACGTTCGAGATCACCGTCGGGGTCGACCCCGACGGCGAACTCGCGCCGTGGCTCGCCTCCCTCGAGGGCGGCGAAACGGTTCACGTCGAGGGCCCGTTCGGAACGATCGCCTACGAGGGCGACGGTGACGTCGTGGCGATCGCCGGTGGACCCGGCATCGGCCCTGCGGTCGCCATCGCCGAGGCTGCCCAGAGGGCCGGCCACGACGCGACCGTCATCTACCGGGACGACGAACCGGCCCACACCGAGCGACTCGAGGCGCTCTCGGAAGCGGGGGCGACCGTCACGGTACTCGAGGCGGACGACGACGAGGATCTCGAGTCGGCCGTCGACACACACCTCGAGGACGGGCGGTGCTACGTCTTCGGGTTCGCCGACTTCGTCGACCGGGTCGCCGAGGCAATCGATGCCGCCGGCGGGGATCCGGACGAGGCACGCATCGAAAACTTCGGGTAA
- a CDS encoding DUF5830 family protein: MAEDDRVDLGLALLERLEHESLPLPAVVDRIETITTDPAVTRTILDEAELRGIIDREDGIVRVKSRQYVRFEEQVITKEGEFSCRRCGAGLSTGHFIKLEAGELGPFGSSCIRKVTGRE; the protein is encoded by the coding sequence ATGGCCGAAGACGACCGCGTCGACCTCGGACTCGCTCTCCTCGAGCGACTCGAGCACGAGTCGCTCCCGCTCCCGGCGGTCGTCGACCGAATCGAGACGATCACTACGGATCCCGCAGTGACGCGAACGATTCTCGACGAGGCGGAACTGCGGGGCATCATCGACCGAGAGGACGGCATCGTTCGCGTGAAGAGTCGCCAGTACGTCCGGTTCGAAGAACAGGTCATCACCAAGGAGGGCGAGTTCTCCTGTCGCCGCTGTGGCGCCGGCCTCTCGACGGGTCACTTCATCAAACTCGAGGCCGGCGAACTCGGGCCGTTTGGCTCGTCGTGTATCAGGAAAGTCACGGGGCGGGAGTGA
- a CDS encoding aminoglycoside N(3)-acetyltransferase, with protein sequence MSERDAIDAVDEPVTVSSLVEDLRALGLTAGETVLVHSSLSSFGWVCVDAQTVVDALMSAVTEAGTLVMPTHSGQYGDPAVWSNPPVPDDWIDTIRAERPPYRPKTTPTRGVGAVPECFRSYPDVYRSQHPTVSFAAWGADAESIVADHAFDNGLGERSPLASVYDRAGSILLLGVDHSANTSLHLAEYRADIDRSRTDNVATVLEDGEPVSVTFQDIETDASDFATLGDAFEDEHDSSVRRGSVGAADARLIPQRAMIDFAVGWLEANR encoded by the coding sequence ATGTCTGAACGAGATGCGATCGACGCAGTGGACGAACCCGTGACAGTGTCGTCGCTCGTCGAGGACCTCCGGGCGCTCGGGCTGACGGCAGGCGAGACAGTGCTCGTCCACTCTTCGCTCAGCTCCTTCGGGTGGGTCTGCGTGGACGCCCAGACCGTCGTCGACGCGCTCATGTCCGCCGTAACCGAGGCGGGGACGCTCGTTATGCCGACCCACTCCGGACAGTACGGCGATCCGGCCGTCTGGTCGAATCCACCCGTTCCCGACGACTGGATCGACACGATTCGAGCGGAGCGACCACCCTATCGACCGAAGACCACGCCTACACGCGGCGTCGGCGCGGTTCCGGAGTGTTTTCGATCGTACCCCGACGTCTATCGGAGCCAGCACCCGACCGTCTCGTTCGCGGCCTGGGGTGCCGACGCCGAATCTATCGTCGCCGACCACGCGTTCGATAACGGCCTGGGGGAGCGTTCACCGCTGGCTAGCGTCTACGACCGCGCCGGCTCGATCCTCCTGCTGGGAGTCGACCACAGTGCCAACACTTCCCTCCACCTCGCCGAGTACCGGGCGGACATCGATCGGTCGAGGACCGACAACGTCGCCACCGTTCTCGAGGACGGCGAACCAGTATCGGTCACCTTCCAGGACATCGAAACCGACGCCAGCGACTTCGCGACCCTCGGCGACGCGTTCGAGGACGAACACGACTCGAGCGTCCGACGCGGATCGGTCGGTGCTGCCGACGCGCGGTTGATTCCCCAGCGAGCGATGATCGACTTCGCCGTCGGCTGGCTCGAGGCGAATCGGTAA
- a CDS encoding AsnC family transcriptional regulator: MRTLDKIDIEILHHLVADARQPYSEIAERIDVSAPTVSNRVDRLVDLGVIDGFTVDVDRSTVSAGTEVLIDCTLSPDADDGIADRLSSFEEFEHVFATADGRVLATATISQARIRAVLADAVDLESLDSYRVHLLEDCHWSPSIASSDLAFTCDECSNRVTDDGVSITIDDDRYHFCCPSCRSAFEESATISESA, from the coding sequence ATGCGTACCCTGGATAAAATCGACATCGAGATCCTCCACCACCTCGTCGCGGATGCCCGCCAGCCCTACAGCGAGATCGCCGAACGGATCGACGTCTCCGCGCCGACGGTGTCCAACCGAGTCGACCGGCTCGTCGATCTGGGCGTGATAGATGGCTTTACTGTCGACGTCGACCGATCGACCGTCTCTGCGGGGACCGAGGTACTGATCGACTGTACGCTCTCGCCGGACGCAGACGACGGAATCGCCGATCGGCTGTCCTCGTTCGAGGAGTTCGAACACGTCTTCGCGACGGCGGACGGCCGGGTCCTCGCGACCGCTACCATCTCCCAGGCACGAATCCGAGCGGTGCTCGCCGACGCGGTCGACCTCGAGTCCCTCGACAGCTACCGGGTTCACCTGCTCGAGGACTGCCACTGGTCCCCGTCGATTGCCTCCTCCGATCTCGCTTTCACATGTGACGAGTGTTCGAATCGGGTGACGGACGACGGCGTCTCGATCACCATCGACGACGACCGCTACCACTTCTGCTGTCCGTCCTGCCGGTCCGCGTTCGAAGAGAGCGCGACGATCAGTGAGTCTGCGTAA
- a CDS encoding antibiotic biosynthesis monooxygenase family protein, protein MYLVTFRLDPGEYDAEFHELNDSIQAVAEETDGYRGKRTWNDPASGEVLVVYYWETLDALEAFGADADHNRAKQRWNEWYDAYEVTITEVIETYESGFGDSADPPE, encoded by the coding sequence ATGTACCTGGTTACGTTTCGCCTAGATCCGGGGGAGTACGATGCGGAGTTCCACGAGTTGAACGACTCGATCCAGGCCGTTGCCGAAGAGACGGACGGGTATCGGGGCAAACGAACGTGGAACGACCCAGCAAGTGGTGAGGTGCTCGTCGTCTACTACTGGGAGACACTCGACGCGCTCGAGGCGTTTGGCGCGGATGCAGACCACAATCGAGCGAAACAACGGTGGAACGAGTGGTACGACGCGTACGAAGTCACCATTACGGAAGTCATCGAAACGTATGAAAGCGGGTTCGGTGACTCCGCTGACCCGCCCGAGTAG
- a CDS encoding helix-turn-helix domain-containing protein yields the protein MTTVAELEVPAGHFAAATAFERIPSLELQFAGVVGEGPPLVWVSGASRNEIQEALEADPTLSVLASLTDASRERWLFRLEFDSPITQFQEVIADHGGAILETTGADHHWTIELLFHDRQSLSAAHDELLDQEFSVSVRRMTELDGDLSEETPLTETQYETIVTAHELGYFDVPRKVTLKELADELGISHQALSERLRRSHAALVSAKLSDGDQRKVDL from the coding sequence ATGACGACAGTCGCCGAACTCGAGGTCCCCGCCGGCCACTTCGCTGCAGCGACCGCGTTCGAGCGCATCCCGTCGCTCGAGCTCCAGTTTGCAGGGGTGGTCGGAGAGGGCCCGCCACTCGTGTGGGTGTCGGGGGCGAGTCGTAACGAGATTCAGGAGGCGCTCGAGGCAGATCCGACGCTCTCAGTGCTCGCCAGTCTGACCGACGCCAGCCGCGAACGCTGGCTCTTTCGCCTCGAGTTCGATTCGCCGATCACGCAGTTCCAGGAAGTGATCGCCGATCACGGTGGAGCCATCCTCGAGACGACGGGGGCGGACCACCACTGGACGATCGAACTGCTCTTTCACGATCGACAGTCGCTGTCGGCCGCGCACGACGAACTGCTGGATCAGGAGTTCTCCGTCTCAGTGCGTCGTATGACGGAACTCGACGGCGACCTCAGCGAGGAGACGCCGCTCACGGAGACCCAGTACGAGACGATCGTCACGGCTCACGAACTGGGCTACTTCGACGTGCCCCGGAAGGTGACCCTGAAAGAGCTCGCGGACGAACTCGGCATCTCTCACCAGGCGCTGTCGGAACGATTGCGGCGAAGCCACGCGGCGCTCGTAAGTGCCAAGCTGTCCGATGGAGACCAGCGAAAGGTCGATCTCTGA
- a CDS encoding winged helix-turn-helix transcriptional regulator, whose product MANSDPITDALETILDVPAPEALESATDVREVPEGVETAGGEEATDESPAKPDVLSLLEHRHALSILRAITTAGGPSRFSELEDVVPASPNTLSARLSEFVDAGLLERTAYDEVPPRVEYEPTDAGATLAPLFVYLRLWESRYGDELEG is encoded by the coding sequence ATGGCCAATTCAGATCCCATCACGGACGCGCTCGAAACGATCCTCGACGTTCCGGCGCCCGAGGCCCTCGAGTCGGCGACCGACGTGAGAGAAGTTCCCGAGGGGGTGGAAACGGCAGGCGGAGAAGAAGCGACCGACGAGTCGCCAGCGAAACCGGACGTTCTCTCGCTCCTGGAGCACCGACACGCCCTCTCGATTCTGCGGGCGATCACGACTGCGGGCGGACCGAGTCGTTTCTCCGAACTCGAGGACGTGGTTCCGGCCTCCCCGAACACCCTCTCCGCGCGCCTCTCTGAGTTCGTCGACGCCGGACTGCTCGAGCGAACCGCCTACGACGAGGTTCCTCCGCGCGTCGAGTACGAACCGACCGACGCCGGGGCGACACTCGCCCCGCTGTTCGTCTACCTCCGCCTGTGGGAGAGTCGATACGGCGACGAACTCGAGGGGTAA
- a CDS encoding response regulator transcription factor yields MATEPTILVVDDERDLVDLYASWMRDSYAVRTAYTGRGALEQVSDEVDVVLLDRQMPDLTGDEVLDELRRRGHDCWVIMVTAVDPGLDIIDLDVDDYVTKPVSRTTLTRLIETLRAKSRYGQHGRREVAALSNKKEALDGSLSIDDLEGTEQYRRLEADLQELGDSMGEGLAEGE; encoded by the coding sequence ATGGCCACCGAACCGACGATTCTCGTCGTCGACGACGAGCGCGACCTGGTCGACCTCTACGCGAGCTGGATGCGCGACAGCTACGCCGTTCGCACCGCCTACACGGGCCGCGGCGCACTCGAGCAGGTGAGCGACGAGGTCGACGTCGTGCTGCTCGACCGACAAATGCCCGATCTCACCGGCGACGAGGTCCTCGACGAACTCCGCCGTCGAGGCCACGACTGCTGGGTCATCATGGTTACCGCCGTCGATCCCGGACTCGACATCATCGATCTCGACGTCGACGACTACGTGACGAAGCCAGTCTCGCGAACGACGTTGACGCGCCTGATCGAAACCCTCCGCGCCAAGTCGCGGTACGGTCAGCACGGTCGTCGCGAGGTGGCGGCCCTCTCGAACAAGAAGGAAGCACTCGACGGGTCCCTCTCGATCGACGACCTCGAGGGAACCGAGCAATATCGACGCCTCGAGGCGGACTTACAGGAACTCGGTGACTCGATGGGAGAGGGGCTCGCCGAAGGCGAGTAG